The genome window AGCCGCATAACCTTTGTCAGTGACGCTGGAACGAGGTCGGCGGCGCGGGGTTGGATGAGGGTTCAAGCCAGGGAGCGTAAAGCCATGAACCGCCTGATCCTCTTGCCCGCCGTCGCCGCCCTAGCCCTTGCCGCCTGCGGCCGCGGCGACGAGACCACCGACACTGCCAACGACAGCGCGACGGCCCTCAACAGCGAGAATGCGGTCGCCGACGACGCCGCCAACGCCAGCGGCTCGGGCACGGCGCTGGCCGCGACCGAATTTGCCGCGACGATGGCAGCGGGCGACATGTTCGAGATCGAAAGCGGCCGGCTGGCCGAGAAGAACGGCGTCTCGCCGGCGGTGAAATCCTTTGCGGCGATGCTGGTCGCCGACCACCAGAAGTCGAGCACGGAACTGAAAGCCGCGGCGTCCCAGGCCCGCCCGGCGGTGGCGGTGATGCCCGAACTGACCGCCGACCAGCGCG of Sphingomonas mesophila contains these proteins:
- a CDS encoding DUF4142 domain-containing protein, giving the protein MNRLILLPAVAALALAACGRGDETTDTANDSATALNSENAVADDAANASGSGTALAATEFAATMAAGDMFEIESGRLAEKNGVSPAVKSFAAMLVADHQKSSTELKAAASQARPAVAVMPELTADQRAKLDALGSAKGAEFDRLFVEQQKEAHGKALEALKSYSANGDVEPLKAFAGKAAPVVQKHLDELNKMKL